The nucleotide sequence GCGGCCAGGTGATTCAGTAAATGGCATCGGTTGCTTTTGCATATAGTTGAATAAATAAATGGCTCTGAATAGAAGAAATTTCAATGAAATCATTCTTTGTCATTAATGAGTGAATTGATTTTTATACATAAAATCAAATAAAAATTTATTGACTGACTTTTTTATTCATAGTAACCTTTAACATGTGTTTAATGGAGAAATTAAAGCTAATGCTAAAAAGGTGAGGGGATAAAATGGCTACAGTAAACGAACACATCAATATAGAGAAAAAGAAGAAAGAATCCTTGCATCCATTTGTTATCATGTTTGGTGTAATTCTGGTTATGGCTTTGTTAACTTATATTATTCCTGCAGGCGAATATGAACGTGTAACAAACGAAGCGGGCCAAACGGTTGTTGTGGATGGATCTTATAAGGAAGTTGCAGCACCGTCGGCTGGATTTTTGGATATTTTCCAATCCATCCATAAAGGGATGGTGCAAAGTGCACCAATCATTTTCTTTATCTTCATAGTTGGCGGTGCCTTTCATGTGTTCCGGGACACGAAAGCGATAGAAGGGGCATTTGCAAGTATTTCAAGTAAAACAAAAGGCAAAGAAATGCTGATGATTCCAATTGTCATGATGTTCTTTGGGGTCGCTGGTGCATCAATAGGAATGTTTGAGGAAGCATTGCCATTCGTAATGATCATGATTCCATTTGCTATCTTGTTGGGCTATGATTCGATGGTCGGAGCAGCAATGGTTCTTGTAGGGGTGGCTGCGGGCTTTACAGCGGCATTTATGAACCCATTCACAGTAGGGGTAGCTCAGGGCTTGGCGGAATTGCCGCTGTTTTCAGGCATGTTGCCAAGAATCGGCTTTTGGCTGGTTTATATGGCTGCAGCCATTACCTTTGTCATGATTTATGCGCATAAAGTGAAAAAAGACCCAACAAAAAGTGTGGTTTACGAAGAAGACAAAGCACGCCAAATAGACACGGCTGCTATGAATCAACAAAAAATAACGAAAAACCAAATCGCCGTTCTGGCTGTCCTTGGAGCCACATTGATCATCCTTGCTTACTCGGTTATCAAGTTTGGCTGGTACATAGGAGAAATTGCAGGGTTGTTCTTGATTATGGCAATTGTAATGGGTTTGGTTTACCGGATGAGTTTTAATCAAATGGCTCGGTCATTTGTCAAAGGCTGCGAGGAAATGGCGACGGGGGCATTGATTGTCGGCTTTGCTTACGGGGCGCTAGTTCTGCTGCAGGAAAGCTTGACGATTGATACGATTTTATACAATATATCCAATGTCGTTTCTTCTCTCCCAGGAACCTTGAGTGCAGTAGCTATGTTTGCCACTCAAACTCTTTTGAATATGATCATCACTTCAGGCAGCGGGCAGGCTGCATTGAGTATGCCAATCATGACGCCGCTTGCTGATTTGATTGGAGTCAGCCGCCAGACTGCGGTCCTTGCTTACCAAATGGGCGATGGGGTAACGAATATTTTCTCGCCGACAAGCGGGTTGCTGTTTGCTGCACTAGCGATGGCCGGCATTCCCATTACCAAATGGTTCAAATGGGTTTGGCCGCTGATTTTGGTGCAAACGGTTTTGAGCATTATTTTCGTGACGGTTGCTCATTTGTTTATCTGGACGGTGTAATATAGAAGAAACTGCCTCACAAATAAAAATGTGAGGCAGTTTTTTTAATTGGATTAAAGGGTATAAAAAAGATTAAGAATTTAATCCAGTAGGGCTTGGAACAATGGGAGAGCGCTGCCTTGACAGGATAGAGGTCGCTCGTTTAGTCCCCAGCCATTAAACTTCTAAGGGAGGGATAAGCTATGAAAACAAACTCTTCAGATGGAAACACTTTAAACAATAAAACAACGATGGACAAAATCACCAAGAAAGCAAAAGATGCTTTTGGAAAAGACGACAGCCGTGAAATCGGTGTCGATGGGCCGTTCCAAAATGCACCGGATGAAGGCAGAGAAGATGTTCCAAAAGGAGATAAAGTTATTACAGACCATAAGACCGGGGAAAAGAAGCATATTGAAAATACAGGAGACAAATATTAAAAAGCGAATGCGGCAGCTGCCTTAGCTGCCGCATCCGTTTTTCCCTGGGAATCAGGCTCTTCTCAGCAAGACCTTCTGCAAAAATTTCTGCGTCCGTTCCTCAGTAGGCGCTGTGAAAATATCTTCCGGTTTCCCTTGTTCGATAATATGGCCGTCTGCGATAAAGATGACACGGTCCGATACTTCGCGGGCAAAATCCATTTCATGCGTCACGATGACCATCGTTTGCCCTTCCAAAGCCAACTCTTTGATGACCGTCAATACTTCGCCGACCAGTTCCGGGTCAAGTGCGGAAGTCGGTTCGTCAAACAACAGGAGGTCCGGTTTTAAGGCAAGAATGCGGGCGATGGCGGCCCGTTGTTTCTGGCCGCCTGACAATTGTTCCGGATATTGGTTTTTATGGTTGAGCAGTCCGACTTTCTGCAGCAGCCCTTCTGCTTCGCGCACCAAGTCCAGCTTGTTCCTTTTCTGCACAACAAGCGGCGCTTCGATAATGTTTTCAATTACCGTCTTATGCGGGAATAAGTGAAAATGCTGAAACACCATGCCTGAGAATTGGCGGATGTCGATTTTTTGTTTTTTGCTTGGCGTTTTTCCAGTGAATGTGACGCGGACGTCATTAATCTGGAGTGACCCACGCGACGGGGTTTCCAAAAGGTTCAAGCAGCGGAGCAAAGTGGTTTTGCCGGAACCCGATGGCCCGATGATGCTGACGACTTCACCTTTATTAATCTCTAAGGAGATCGATTTCAGCACTTCCACGTCATCAAATTGTTTGCTTAAATTTTCAACTTTGATCATATAAATGGCCTCCTATCACGCTGCCACATAGCGGTTTGCTTTTTTCTCGAGGTAATCCTGCAACAGCGTCACCAGTGCACAGATGGCCCAGTAGATGAGTGCGACCAGGATATACAAAGTGAGGCTTTCATACGTTTGCCCGACCACTACTTTGGCGCGGTAGAACATTTCGGAAACGGTGATGACCATAGCGAGCGAAGTCCCTTTGATGATATCCATAAACGTGCTCGATAACGGCGGAAGAGCGATGCGCGTCGCTTGCGGCAAAATGATGCGGGTCATCGTTTGCCAGTAGCTCATCCGCAAAGTCTCGGCTGCTTCCCACTGGCCTTTTGAGACAGAAGAGATGGCAGAGCGGATAATTTCTGCAGTGTAGGCGGAAAAATGGATGCTGATGCCGATGATGGCAGCAGTCAGCGGTTCCATTTCAATGCCGACCATCGGAAAGCCGAAATACAGGATGAACAAAATGACCAACAGCGGAGTGCCCCGCATAAAGGAAATGAACAACCGGGCAGGCAGGGACAAGCCGATAAAGCGGTTCATGCGGGCAAGGGCGACGAACAGCCCCATGATCAGCGCAAAAAACATACTGACCAATGCAATCAAGATGGTCTGCCAGGCCCCTTCCAATATGAAAGGAAGGGAGTCCAGTGCGATTTCTACATTAAAAAGATATTCCCATTTAAAGTCGGCCATCGGAAAACTCCTTTGCTTATTATGTATAAAAGGGGAACCCGAAGATTCCCCAAAAATGATTACTCTTTCTCAAGCGGCTGAGTCACATCGGCACCCAGGAATTTAGTGGAGATTTCTTTAAGCGTTCCGTCAGCCAGCAATTCTTCAAGCGCAGCATCGAGTTTTTCTTTCAGTTCTGGACTGTCTTTCGGCATAACGATGGCACTGCTGCTGAAGGAGAACTTAACGCCTTCAGCCAGTTTCAAGCCGGGCTTGTCATACTGCTCAAGTGAGCGCATCAATACCAGGTAATCGTTCAGCGTCGCATCCACGCGGCCATTGACGATTTCCGGAAGAACTGTATCAGAACCGGTATAAACAATCACTTCAGCTCCTTGTTCCTGGGCAAATTTCGAATAGTTGCTTGTAGCAGAACCGCCGACTTTTTTGCCTTTCAAATCTTCCACTGATTCAATGCCGGAGTTGTCGCTTTCACGTACAATGGCAGAACCGTAGGAATGTTTCACCGGAACCGTGAAATCGAATTTTTCTTTGCGTTCATCTGTAATGGCGAAATCATTGGCCGCAATATCAATTTGGCCATTGCGAAGCGCCGGAAGCAAGCCATCGAATTCCATTTCTTTGAACTCAACTTCAAGCCCAAGTTTCTCGCCTAGAGCACGGGCAACTTCCACATCATACCCAGTCAATTCTTTCGTTGTTTCATCATGATATGTAATCGGATAATAAAGGCCTTCTGTTCCGACAACGATTTTGCCGGCTTCTTCGATGCGCTCCCACGCGTTTTGTTCTTTGTTTTCTGATGAGGCTGCTGCTTCGTTCGATGTTTCTTTGCTGCCGCATGCGGCCAACAAGATAACGGCTGCCAGAACTGCCAGCAACAATAAAAGATGTTTCGTGTTTTTCATAAATTTTGCACCTTCCTTTTCTATTGGTTTACTTGGTTTTAAGTTAATAGAACTGTTCCAACATGAAGGCAAACAAAAAGCCTCTTCTATAAGAAGAGGCAGGCATGTGAAAACACATTGAAATTCCGGCTCTTCTTATCTCTCAAGCTAAAAAAGCTTGTTGGATTTGGCACAGTGCTCTGGTTGCGAGCCCGCTGCCGAGGTTTCGTAGGGCCAATCCCTCCACCTCTCATGATAAGAACAAATTGCTATTAAACTATGTTGAAAACTTTACCACCGTTAGATTTAATCGTCAACACAATATTCTGATAGAAATCATTTGTTTTTTTCTTTAGACGAAAAGTGAACAGCACTTAAGTTGTGTCGATAGCGATTGGACGAGATTTAATTCGTGAAGTTGAAACTTACTCCGGTCAGTTTTTCTGAGATTTCCCACAGCCTCTGGCTCACTGCTTCGTTATGGGCTGCCTTATGAGGAGTTTCAATAATGGGATAACCTCGGCGCTGGCCTTTGCCGTCCGGGCCGATATATTCGCCGCCCTTTAAGCCGGGTTCAGTTGCTGCATAGATGGTGGGGAGCGCACCCATTACTGCAGGCTGGAAATACCGGTTCATCAACCCTTTGAAAATCCGCGGAGCTTCCCGTTTGCCGAACTTGAACAAATTGGTCGCAGAAATCCCGGGATGGCAGGCGATACTGATTGTTGGCAGGCCATGCTGCTTCAATCTTTTATCGAGTTCCTGGGCGAACATCAAATTGGCCAGCTTGCTTTGGCCATAAAATTTCATGCCTTTATAGCCTTTTGCGCCGTCAAGGTTATCAAAATCAATGGCAGCACCGCGATGAGCCAGGCTGCTGAGTGTCACTACCCGAGACTCCGGTGCCTTTAAAAGAAGAGGCAATAAGAGGCCGGTCAATGCAAAATGGCCTAAGTGATTGCTGGCAAACTGCAGCTCGATTCCCTCTTTTGTCTGGGTGAAAGGGGGAACCATGACGCCCGCGTTATTGATCAGTAAATCCAATGACTCTATTGTTCTATTTGCCTGTTCAGCAAATGCCCGAACGCTGTCAAGGTCTGACAAATCGAGCTGCATAACTTCAGCGGAAGCACCAGGTGCTTCTTTTTTTATGTCTTCCAGGGCGGTTTGCCCTTTATCTATGTCCCGAACAGCAAGAATGACATGTGCACCTTGTCCGGCAAAAACTTTTGCGGTCTCAAGGCCGAGTCCGCTGTTCGCTCCTGTAATGATGGCCGTCTTTCCCGTTAATCGGTTCTCTTCCAAACGATCCGCTCCTTGTTTAATAAATTCATTTTCTAAACCATTGTACCCCTATCTTGGTTTCGGTAATCCAAGCATTCATCCTATATGATGATTAAAAGAAATGAACGAGGGAAGGGAATAGAAAACGAACTTAAAAAGGAGACTTGCCATTTATGGATTATCGAAAAATCACAGTTGCCGGAAGCGGCGTACTTGGAAGCCAGATTGCCTATCAGACAGCATTCAAAGGGTTTGAGGTGACGGTTTACGATATCAATGATGAAGCTCTTGAAAAAGCGAAGAATAGAATGGCCAAGCTGAAAGCCAATTACAAAACGGATTTAGGCGCAACCGATGCGGAAGTCAACGGAGCTTTTGACCGTCTGACATTCAATTCGGACTTGGCACAAGCAGTAGCAGACGCAGACCTTGTCATTGAAGCGATTCCGGAAGTAGTCGATATCAAAAGCGCTTTTTACAAAGAATTAGGGGAATTGGCTCCCGACAAAACTGTCTTTGCCACGAACTCCTCAACTCTCTTGCCGAGCCAGTTTGCAGAAGCGACGGGGCGTCCGGAAAAGTTTCTTGCCCTCCATTTTGCGAATACGATTTGGATCAACAACACAGCGGAAATCATGAAGCATTCTGGAACGGATGAAAAAGTATTCAACGATTTGATCGACTTTGCGAAAGCGATCGGCATGGTTGCACTGCCGCTTCATAAGGAACAGCCGGGCTATATTCTGAACTCCTTGCTTGTGCCTCTCCTCAACGCGGCGGAATTGCTGCTGGTAAAAGAGGTGGCAGATGTCCAAACCATCGATAAAACATGGCAGATTGCGACCGGTGCGCCGCTCGGTCCGTTTGCTATTTTAGACGTGGTCGGCATCAATACAGCCCATAATATTGTTCAGGCAAAAGCAGCAGCTACCGGCAATCCCGACTTTGAAAAGCTGGCGAACTTGCTGAAGGCGGAGTACATCGACCAAGGAAAACTCGGAAGATCGACAGGGGAAGGGTTCTACAAATACCCGAACCCGGCGTTCCTTGATCCCGAATTTTTAAAGAATTAATGATGAAGTGACCTGCAAAAGATAAGGTATGTACAGAACCGGCAACTCTTAAAATTGGGAGCTGCTGGTTCTATTTGCATAAACTTAACGGACAAATGGAAAACCCTATACTATTATAAAGGGACGGAAAATAATTTTTGCGCACAAGCAGTTCGTACTGATTGTGTAACTGAAATTCTTTAAAAACCCTTTTCTGCCAAGGGTTTTAAGCGATGTGTATCAGTTGACGAAAAAACAGTTTTGCATATAATTTTAAGTAGAAAGACCAATTATGAAGAAAGGGGAAAGATAACCGTGTGGGCCTTGAAAGTCATCTCATGGCAAGCCCAAGTGTTAGAAGGGTGGCCATAGGAATCGATTGCTCCTGAAAAAGTGAGTAGGATCTTGTGACTTTTGAAAAGCTGGCATCGGCCAAAAAATTTAATATAAGGAGAAGATTGCAATGAGCACTTTGTTTCCAAGAAAACAAACAGATTTATTCCCAAGCCTCTTTGGAAGCGGATTGGAATCAGACTTCTTTAATAAGTTTTTGGGGAAAACACCTATCCTCAAGTTGATATAAAAGAGAAGGCAGGCCAGTATGAGTTTATGGTCGATCTTCCAGGGTTCTCCAAAGATGAAGTCGAAGTGGAGTACAAAGACGGCTACTTGGAAATTCGCGGTGAACGTGAACAGAATTAGGAGTCCAATGACACGGAAGGGCGCTACGTACGAAAAGAACGTTCTTATGGTGCCTTTAAACGCAGCTTCTATATTGGCGAAATTGATGAAAAACAAATTGCCGGTTCGTTTGAAAAAGGGGTATTAATGCTTCAAGTGCCGAAATCCAATGAACAGGCAAAAAAAGATAAAGGCTATCGCATTCCAATTGAATAAGCAACGCCTCATATTCCCCTAATTTATCGGGAAGCACAAAACCGGTGTGCAGCTGAAAGATAGCTGCATACGGGTTTTTTTCGTGATTTAGTTAATTTTATTCTGCTTTCACAGCAGCCCTTTCAAATACCCATAACCTTCTGCTTCCATTTCCGCTTCAGGAATGAACAGGATCGAAGCGCTATTGATGCAATAGCGCAAGCCGCCTTTGTCTTTCGGCCCGTCATTGAAAACATGGCCCAAATGGCTGTCGCCGGAACGGCTCCGTACTTCAATGCGCACCATATTGTAGCTGGTGTCTTTATGTTCGGTTACGACATCCGGTTCAATCGGCTGAGTGAAGCTCGGCCAGCCGCATTTGGAATCGTATTTGTCTCGGGACGAGAACAGCGGCTCACCGGTTGCAACGTCCACGTAAATGCCAGGCTCGTAATTGTCCCAGTATTCGTTGGAGTAGGCAGTTTCGGTGTCGTTTTTCTGTGTCACTTGGTACTGGGCATCAGTCAGTGTCGCCTTCAGTTCCTCGTCGCTTGGCTTCGGATAAAGCGCCGGGTCGATCAAAGCTGGGACTTCCTGGTCTTCAAGTGAATCAAATTCCACATGGCAATAGCCATT is from Planococcus liqunii and encodes:
- a CDS encoding YfcC family protein produces the protein MATVNEHINIEKKKKESLHPFVIMFGVILVMALLTYIIPAGEYERVTNEAGQTVVVDGSYKEVAAPSAGFLDIFQSIHKGMVQSAPIIFFIFIVGGAFHVFRDTKAIEGAFASISSKTKGKEMLMIPIVMMFFGVAGASIGMFEEALPFVMIMIPFAILLGYDSMVGAAMVLVGVAAGFTAAFMNPFTVGVAQGLAELPLFSGMLPRIGFWLVYMAAAITFVMIYAHKVKKDPTKSVVYEEDKARQIDTAAMNQQKITKNQIAVLAVLGATLIILAYSVIKFGWYIGEIAGLFLIMAIVMGLVYRMSFNQMARSFVKGCEEMATGALIVGFAYGALVLLQESLTIDTILYNISNVVSSLPGTLSAVAMFATQTLLNMIITSGSGQAALSMPIMTPLADLIGVSRQTAVLAYQMGDGVTNIFSPTSGLLFAALAMAGIPITKWFKWVWPLILVQTVLSIIFVTVAHLFIWTV
- a CDS encoding amino acid ABC transporter ATP-binding protein; this translates as MIKVENLSKQFDDVEVLKSISLEINKGEVVSIIGPSGSGKTTLLRCLNLLETPSRGSLQINDVRVTFTGKTPSKKQKIDIRQFSGMVFQHFHLFPHKTVIENIIEAPLVVQKRNKLDLVREAEGLLQKVGLLNHKNQYPEQLSGGQKQRAAIARILALKPDLLLFDEPTSALDPELVGEVLTVIKELALEGQTMVIVTHEMDFAREVSDRVIFIADGHIIEQGKPEDIFTAPTEERTQKFLQKVLLRRA
- a CDS encoding amino acid ABC transporter permease, with protein sequence MADFKWEYLFNVEIALDSLPFILEGAWQTILIALVSMFFALIMGLFVALARMNRFIGLSLPARLFISFMRGTPLLVILFILYFGFPMVGIEMEPLTAAIIGISIHFSAYTAEIIRSAISSVSKGQWEAAETLRMSYWQTMTRIILPQATRIALPPLSSTFMDIIKGTSLAMVITVSEMFYRAKVVVGQTYESLTLYILVALIYWAICALVTLLQDYLEKKANRYVAA
- a CDS encoding transporter substrate-binding domain-containing protein, which translates into the protein MKNTKHLLLLLAVLAAVILLAACGSKETSNEAAASSENKEQNAWERIEEAGKIVVGTEGLYYPITYHDETTKELTGYDVEVARALGEKLGLEVEFKEMEFDGLLPALRNGQIDIAANDFAITDERKEKFDFTVPVKHSYGSAIVRESDNSGIESVEDLKGKKVGGSATSNYSKFAQEQGAEVIVYTGSDTVLPEIVNGRVDATLNDYLVLMRSLEQYDKPGLKLAEGVKFSFSSSAIVMPKDSPELKEKLDAALEELLADGTLKEISTKFLGADVTQPLEKE
- a CDS encoding oxidoreductase, coding for MEENRLTGKTAIITGANSGLGLETAKVFAGQGAHVILAVRDIDKGQTALEDIKKEAPGASAEVMQLDLSDLDSVRAFAEQANRTIESLDLLINNAGVMVPPFTQTKEGIELQFASNHLGHFALTGLLLPLLLKAPESRVVTLSSLAHRGAAIDFDNLDGAKGYKGMKFYGQSKLANLMFAQELDKRLKQHGLPTISIACHPGISATNLFKFGKREAPRIFKGLMNRYFQPAVMGALPTIYAATEPGLKGGEYIGPDGKGQRRGYPIIETPHKAAHNEAVSQRLWEISEKLTGVSFNFTN
- a CDS encoding 3-hydroxyacyl-CoA dehydrogenase; protein product: MDYRKITVAGSGVLGSQIAYQTAFKGFEVTVYDINDEALEKAKNRMAKLKANYKTDLGATDAEVNGAFDRLTFNSDLAQAVADADLVIEAIPEVVDIKSAFYKELGELAPDKTVFATNSSTLLPSQFAEATGRPEKFLALHFANTIWINNTAEIMKHSGTDEKVFNDLIDFAKAIGMVALPLHKEQPGYILNSLLVPLLNAAELLLVKEVADVQTIDKTWQIATGAPLGPFAILDVVGINTAHNIVQAKAAATGNPDFEKLANLLKAEYIDQGKLGRSTGEGFYKYPNPAFLDPEFLKN